In Methanomicrobia archaeon, a single window of DNA contains:
- a CDS encoding DUF937 domain-containing protein, whose protein sequence is MYLGYSHYRVAVELRVKGVFEVVRGVKMKMDRVIRKVGVGCVFLILVGSLVMSALSAGSAQKTGNLANILDGLKEKSAGSGGLEESTGAQKDHGLAVSSNGAVDLQNQTKKVHVALSNASGLGRFTIGGYYNDAWQKLLYGYPYYGSTSYLTIRVDTTTTSVNYTTKSTAMDPYVVEPVHTIGEDAVSMTWRLPENITVQQTIRLVQDFARIEINVTNEGNSTKEIGVRYYYDTQVAARDDAPIYIPGVGVKTTQEEYLNPTFTYWKGYDHPTVPSVVSEAKISGEDATTPTKLQIDQYGSEQAWENTVYSGSPFSDSAVLTYWAPTDVAPAQTKQVVTYYGIGAPVVKGPFNISEILVDRITGSYCPDEQATIKVDVVSIDQTHEGLVKIDIMDGGEVLYSSPYSSTGTVPANGAATLQFNWTVGVAACGKSLDIKASLVNSS, encoded by the coding sequence ATGTATCTTGGCTATAGCCACTACAGGGTGGCGGTCGAGCTACGAGTGAAAGGTGTCTTTGAGGTGGTGAGAGGTGTGAAGATGAAAATGGACAGAGTTATTCGCAAGGTTGGGGTGGGCTGCGTGTTCCTTATTCTAGTCGGTAGTCTCGTGATGAGTGCTCTTTCAGCGGGTAGCGCGCAAAAAACGGGTAATTTGGCGAATATTCTAGACGGGTTAAAAGAGAAAAGTGCAGGATCTGGAGGATTGGAGGAGTCCACAGGCGCACAGAAGGATCATGGGCTCGCTGTTTCGTCAAACGGAGCGGTCGACCTCCAGAATCAGACTAAGAAAGTCCATGTCGCACTGAGCAACGCCTCTGGTCTGGGCCGGTTCACGATCGGTGGGTATTACAACGACGCATGGCAAAAGCTCTTATACGGCTATCCGTATTATGGAAGCACCTCGTATCTCACGATTCGTGTTGATACCACGACGACGTCGGTGAATTACACTACGAAATCTACCGCGATGGATCCCTACGTGGTTGAGCCTGTGCATACCATTGGTGAGGATGCGGTTTCAATGACCTGGCGCCTCCCGGAAAACATTACCGTTCAGCAGACCATACGGTTAGTTCAGGATTTCGCGAGGATTGAGATCAACGTTACAAATGAGGGGAACAGTACGAAAGAAATCGGTGTGCGGTATTACTATGATACGCAGGTCGCAGCTCGAGATGATGCGCCCATTTACATTCCCGGTGTGGGTGTGAAGACCACCCAGGAAGAATATCTGAATCCTACTTTTACCTATTGGAAAGGCTACGACCATCCAACCGTGCCGTCGGTGGTCTCCGAGGCGAAGATCTCAGGCGAAGATGCCACGACGCCCACAAAGCTCCAGATCGATCAGTATGGGAGCGAGCAAGCGTGGGAGAATACCGTCTATTCCGGAAGTCCGTTCTCCGATAGCGCCGTGCTCACCTACTGGGCGCCCACTGACGTAGCACCAGCTCAGACCAAACAGGTGGTGACGTATTACGGGATTGGCGCCCCGGTCGTTAAGGGCCCGTTCAACATCTCTGAGATACTTGTCGATCGGATTACCGGCTCCTATTGCCCGGACGAGCAGGCAACTATCAAGGTCGATGTGGTTAGCATCGACCAGACGCATGAGGGGCTGGTGAAGATCGATATCATGGATGGCGGTGAGGTCCTTTACAGCAGTCCTTACAGCTCCACCGGAACAGTGCCGGCAAATGGCGCAGCGACCCTCCAATTTAACTGGACGGTTGGTGTTGCGGCGTGCGGTAAGAGCCTGGACATCAAAGCCTCGCTCGTCAACAGCTC
- a CDS encoding enoyl-CoA hydratase/isomerase family protein — MTEEKKYILYAKQEQVATLTLNRPESLNALNTALLTELSTALEEADADAAVRVVVITGAGGKAFCAGADVAELLKKTSEEARAFSQWFQGIVIAIESMRKPVIAKINGFCLGGGLELALACDFRIASDKAVFGLPEVNLAIIPGGGGTQRLPRLIGKTKALEMLMTGERIDATEAERLTLVNAIVPAEELDRAVDIFVQMLLTKSPVILAILKEAVNKGLEMDLEQALEYEAECFEDALKTEDAQEGLKAFLEKRKPEFRGK, encoded by the coding sequence ATGACCGAAGAAAAGAAGTACATACTGTACGCGAAGCAGGAACAGGTTGCGACGCTAACACTGAACAGACCGGAATCGTTGAACGCATTGAATACCGCGCTATTAACCGAGTTAAGTACGGCATTAGAAGAAGCCGACGCGGATGCGGCGGTGCGTGTCGTTGTGATAACCGGTGCAGGAGGGAAGGCGTTCTGCGCCGGTGCGGACGTTGCGGAACTGTTGAAGAAAACGTCAGAAGAAGCACGTGCGTTCTCGCAGTGGTTTCAGGGCATAGTCATAGCAATAGAATCGATGCGGAAGCCCGTGATAGCAAAGATAAATGGGTTCTGCCTGGGTGGCGGGTTGGAACTCGCACTGGCATGTGATTTCAGGATTGCGTCTGATAAGGCCGTTTTCGGTCTGCCGGAAGTGAATCTGGCGATTATTCCCGGTGGCGGCGGCACGCAACGTCTGCCGCGGTTAATCGGTAAGACGAAAGCGCTGGAAATGCTGATGACCGGTGAGCGAATAGATGCAACGGAAGCGGAGCGGTTAACACTGGTAAATGCAATCGTGCCAGCAGAGGAGCTTGACCGTGCGGTTGACATCTTCGTTCAGATGCTGCTCACAAAAAGTCCTGTGATACTGGCTATCCTTAAAGAGGCCGTGAACAAAGGGTTGGAGATGGATCTGGAGCAGGCACTGGAATATGAAGCGGAATGCTTCGAGGACGCGCTGAAAACCGAGGATGCACAGGAAGGGTTGAAGGCGTTTTTAGAGAAAAGGAAGCCGGAATTTAGAGGGAAGTAA